The DNA sequence AAATCGGGAAATACCGTTTAATCGAATGGCAAATTCAGCGTTTGGCGGCTGCCGGCATCAGAGAATTTGTGGTTAATCTGGCGTATTTAGGCGAACAAATCGCCGCTGCCTTGGGCGATGGTAGCCGATACGGCGTGCAGATTAGCTACTCTCCCGAGCCCGAAGGCGGCTTGGAAACCGCCGGCGGCATCATTCAGGCGCTGCCTTTATTGGGCGAAGCGCCTTTCTTAGTCGCCAATGCCGATGTTTGGTGCGCGCCTGATTATCGGCGTTTTATCAGCGATTATCAGGAGCAAATGCTGGCGCATTTGCTCTTGGTGCCCACGCCTGCTTGGAAAAACAGCGGCGATTTCGATTTGGCGGGCGAACGCGTGATTATCGGCGACACTT is a window from the Suttonella indologenes genome containing:
- the murU gene encoding N-acetylmuramate alpha-1-phosphate uridylyltransferase MurU, giving the protein MKAMILAAGRGSRMGVLTQKTPKPLLKIGKYRLIEWQIQRLAAAGIREFVVNLAYLGEQIAAALGDGSRYGVQISYSPEPEGGLETAGGIIQALPLLGEAPFLVANADVWCAPDYRRFISDYQEQMLAHLLLVPTPAWKNSGDFDLAGERVIIGDTYTFAGISVIHPRLFAGENGGFLALAPFLRRAAQQGRLSGCLFAGQWQDVGTPERLASLQAQYQ